The Trypanosoma brucei brucei TREU927 chromosome 9, whole genome shotgun sequence genome includes a window with the following:
- a CDS encoding variant surface glycoprotein (GPI-Anchor Signal predicted for Tb09.244.1000 by DGPI v2.04 with cleavage site probability 0.75399995 near 458): MTQTSKRRPVLYQMLLAILSLISTSAPTMGTQEALKAKGFDDSCKIANELMKYGSYAETITKTLTSHLFEVETILHDIKKLMKSGTLARNDDNINLLMHTRTTVDEAKAAVRTHLAAAIDAGNEGAFVAGAILETTHLFFAANNGGSNYCMSNDGAGGRAAINDIPDCKDRDAVRRTFKKEAVATLTGAQHALTNFGTGGDGSKGVDATKSCRLSATDGTNGVMGAGGGTAPTIYLMAGLLKLTGSVPAATSWSTGHPLETNNPITKVKALKPTCTASLDAATAALGQLTTLGSADPNPTFKAITTTEAKLGLGDTEQTVEISVPTLKAAHKAIKKLRGDAVTASGKSTETTKRAQLTQEITPPPPPTECNPITTEGGCNEIKIEADCNATAACSFNKTETDENKKCKLDTEKAKKKSVSVTQAQTGGPETTTEKCKDNKSEAVCKDGCKWEGTECKDSSILVNKKIALIVSSFVGFVEF; this comes from the coding sequence ATGACTCAAACATCCAAACGTAGACCTGTCCTGTACCAGATGTTGCTGGCAATCCTGAGTCTAATTTCGACGTCAGCACCAACCATGGGCACACAAGAAGCCTTAAAAGCCAAGGGATTTGATGACAGCTGCAAGATTGCCAACGAGCTGATGAAATACGGTAGTTACGCCGAAACAATAACCAAAACACTAACAAGCCACCTTTTTGAAGTTGAAACGATACTCCACGACATAAAAAAGTTAATGAAATCAGGGACACTGGCGAGGAACGACGACAATATAAACCTTCTGATGCATACTAGGACCACAGTAGACGAAGCAAAGGCAGCTGTGCGAACACACTTGGCAGCAGCGATAGACGCCGGAAATGAAGGAGCCTTTGTTGCCGGTGCGATACTAGAAACCACGCACCTGTTTTTTGCCGCGAACAACGGCGGCTCGAACTATTGCATGAGCAACGACGGAGCAGGCGGCAGAGCAGCCATCAACGATATCCCCGACTGCAAGGACAGAGACGCCGTGAGACGAACCTTCAAGAAGGAGGCGGTCGCAACCTTAACCGGCGCCCAGCACGCTCTAACAAACTTCGGCACAGGAGGCGATGGCAGCAAAGGCGTCGACGCCACCAAAAGCTGCCGACTCTCAGCAACTGACGGCACAAACGGAGTAATGGGCGCCGGGGGGGGCACCGCACCAACGATCTATCTTATGGCCGGCTTGCTAAAACTGACAGGTTCAGTACCAGCGGCGACTAGCTGGTCCACCGGCCATCCACTCGAAACAAATAACCCGATAACCAAAGTCAAGGCTCTAAAGCCAACATGTACCGCAAGCTTAGACGCAGCGACGGCGGCACTCGGTCAATTAACAACACTCGGAAGCGCCGACCCCAACCCGACTTTTAAAGCTATAACTACAACGGAAGCCAAACTCGGACTTGGCGACACGGAACAAACTGTAGAAATATCCGTACCGACGCTGAAAGCAGCTCACAAGGCAATCAAAAAGCTTAGAGGGGACGCAGTTACGGCATCAGGAAAAAGCACTGAGACCACAAAAAGAGCGCAACTAACACAGGAAAtaactccaccaccaccaccaacagaATGTAACCCAATCACAACAGAAGGCGGCTGCAACGAAATTAAAATCGAAGCAGACTGCAATGCAACAGCTGCATGCAGTTttaacaaaacagaaactgatgaaaataaaaagtgcaaattagatacagaaaaagcaaaaaagaagagtgttTCTGtaacacaagcacaaactGGAGGacctgaaacaacaacagaaaaatgcaaagatAATAAAAGTGAAGCCGTGTGCAAAGAtggttgcaaatgggaaggaacagaatgcaaagattcctccattctagtaaacaaaaaaatcgccctgattgtttcttcttttgtgggTTTTGTAGAATTTTAG